A region of Caretta caretta isolate rCarCar2 chromosome 26, rCarCar1.hap1, whole genome shotgun sequence DNA encodes the following proteins:
- the EIF4EBP1 gene encoding eukaryotic translation initiation factor 4E-binding protein 1 isoform X2, whose amino-acid sequence MSGSCRRGQTASRAIPAKRLSLPDGAALPPGDYSTTPGGTVFGTTPGDLRASLIEEALPSPCVDNCCNKSKHGTRIIYDRKFLMECRNSPVAKASPCDLPDIPGVTSPNVEELKIENNHVHNYEEKVGVGEEAQFDMDI is encoded by the exons ATGTCCGGGAGCTGCCGCCGGGGCCAGACGGCGAGCCGGGCCATCCCCGCCAAGCGCCTCAGCCTGCCCGACGGGGCCGCGCTGCCGCCCGGCGACTACAGCACCACGCCGGGGGGCACGGTGTTCGGGACCACGCCGGGCg ATTTGCGTGCTTCTCTGATAGAAGAGGCCCTACCATCCCCTTGTGTTGACAACTGTTGTAACAAATCAAAGCATG GTACAAGAATTATTTATGACCGGAAGTTTTTGATGGAATGCCGCAATTCCCCAGTTGCCAAAGCCTCACCTTGTGACCTTCCAGACATTCCAGGTGTTACCAGTCCAAATGTGGAGGAGTTGAAGATTGAAAACAACCATGTCCACAATTACGAGGAGAAGGTGGGCGTAG GCGAGGAAGCTCAATTTGACATGGACATCTAA
- the EIF4EBP1 gene encoding eukaryotic translation initiation factor 4E-binding protein 1 isoform X1, with the protein MSGSCRRGQTASRAIPAKRLSLPDGAALPPGDYSTTPGGTVFGTTPGDLRASLIEEALPSPCVDNCCNKSKHGIQGTRIIYDRKFLMECRNSPVAKASPCDLPDIPGVTSPNVEELKIENNHVHNYEEKVGVGEEAQFDMDI; encoded by the exons ATGTCCGGGAGCTGCCGCCGGGGCCAGACGGCGAGCCGGGCCATCCCCGCCAAGCGCCTCAGCCTGCCCGACGGGGCCGCGCTGCCGCCCGGCGACTACAGCACCACGCCGGGGGGCACGGTGTTCGGGACCACGCCGGGCg ATTTGCGTGCTTCTCTGATAGAAGAGGCCCTACCATCCCCTTGTGTTGACAACTGTTGTAACAAATCAAAGCATGGTATACAGG GTACAAGAATTATTTATGACCGGAAGTTTTTGATGGAATGCCGCAATTCCCCAGTTGCCAAAGCCTCACCTTGTGACCTTCCAGACATTCCAGGTGTTACCAGTCCAAATGTGGAGGAGTTGAAGATTGAAAACAACCATGTCCACAATTACGAGGAGAAGGTGGGCGTAG GCGAGGAAGCTCAATTTGACATGGACATCTAA
- the EIF4EBP1 gene encoding eukaryotic translation initiation factor 4E-binding protein 1 isoform X3 codes for MSGSCRRGQTASRAIPAKRLSLPDGAALPPGDYSTTPGGTVFGTTPGGTRIIYDRKFLMECRNSPVAKASPCDLPDIPGVTSPNVEELKIENNHVHNYEEKVGVGEEAQFDMDI; via the exons ATGTCCGGGAGCTGCCGCCGGGGCCAGACGGCGAGCCGGGCCATCCCCGCCAAGCGCCTCAGCCTGCCCGACGGGGCCGCGCTGCCGCCCGGCGACTACAGCACCACGCCGGGGGGCACGGTGTTCGGGACCACGCCGGGCg GTACAAGAATTATTTATGACCGGAAGTTTTTGATGGAATGCCGCAATTCCCCAGTTGCCAAAGCCTCACCTTGTGACCTTCCAGACATTCCAGGTGTTACCAGTCCAAATGTGGAGGAGTTGAAGATTGAAAACAACCATGTCCACAATTACGAGGAGAAGGTGGGCGTAG GCGAGGAAGCTCAATTTGACATGGACATCTAA